The window gtattagtattattatttttacgatacaaaaataataatatacataaaatattacgacggagtgatgtccaaatgatttcaaaacgagttttcgagcaagctagagctaaggaaattatgggttattgctttaGAGGTTATGGATAATATTCTTGGGTAtcgtttgcaagtcaaacctagtgtttatcatcttcgttgcgtctacgtactttcctgcaatataaaatcacaatattgatacgtaagcattcatatcttatcttttatatattaattgtgtatccatgtctagtgctcgagtatatatgtttatgcatgcttgtatactaaatttcatcgttaaacggtttataataaatcacgaattaaatacatatattactagtaaaaggtatatgatatacatgtttttggaaagctgacgaaaaatcaataacttttcatttagatatcgaatagttttgatgaacggattaaaagatatgattaactgaattatgattgacgttaattgaaattgcttttgaatctgcaattaagatttaaacaacttgtttacaagattgataaaatggatttttaaatattaccagcagagtaaatgaattcttatataaagcacgtctcgttttgttgaactattgtcaaaatttactttttgaaacaactttggataacttttgtatgtcgatctcgagcattaggattatgatacactatgaccagacctagcttggtagacatttattgactaacatatgctctctaggttgagatctacggttatttggtattccgagtttcgatcacattttggtgaacaactttatgtactgctaaggtgagtttcattgatccctttttaattgcttttgcagtatatatttttgggctgagaatacatgcactttattttaaacgcaatggatacaagtacatactaaattctacaccgagtttaaaccgaaaataccttagctttggtaactagtaactgccggttataagaactggtgggcgcgagtagtagtatatggatccatagggcttgatatccccgtccgagctagagcactagccttttaacggacgtatgctatttaagaagcgtacaagttgatttgcgtgtattattaagatgattatacaaagggtataaattatatatacgttaagtttaattaccagggtgctcagtcttgtagaatattttgataaacgtttctggatgaaacaactgaaatcttgtgatccacttttatatacagattatacgaaacactaaaactatgaactcaccaacctttgtgttgacacttgttagcatgtttattctcaggtttcctagaagtcttccgatattttcttatatgttagacaagctatgtgcatggagtcttacatgacatacttttcaaggaaacgttgcattcaccaaatcatcaccatgtatcttattttgactgcattgtcaacggaagtatcattgtaaactattatattacgatgattgtctatatgtagaaatcatcagatgtcgaaaacctttgatttaaatatgcatttatggtgtgccttttcaaaagaatgcaatgtttacaaaacgtatcatatggaggtcaaatacctcgtaatgaaatcgatgaatgacgtattgtccatatggatttggagcgatcgtcacagtttgtTTCTGAACTCTGAATAACATGatgctgaatggttcaacattcagtaCTGAATCATTCAGAGTTGAAACATTCTCATAACCATTAAAAACCAAATTTTTTGAACGACGgtatcgacatcgaatgctctcatttgtcacctaCACATGTTTTAGGAGGAAACTCAAATCGCGACGATGTtgacagtaccatcgaaggttAGAAAAACCTCCCAGATGCCAttccaaatcgcattgatgttggcagtatAAAGATATACACAGAGTTGGAATAAATTGAGTTGCCTTTTCTTTATCATATATCTCGTACTTATATAGAAGTTGTACAACAATAGATCCTATAAAAGTGGAGACTCCTACGCTAAGTATTCACTAGCTATTGTTATCATGAGttagttacaatatatatatatatatatatatatatatatatatatatatatatatatatatatatatatatatatatatatatatatacacacacatgctATAATGAAGTTGGACACGTGGATGTACTAATATGCCCCCGCAAGATGGAGGCTCCATTGGTGACTCCAATCTTGGACCCAACTTGAGAAATGGTAGTCGAGATAGAGGTTTTGTGAGGGTGTCTGTAATTTGATCCTTGGCGTTGATATGATGAACTTAAAATGTGTGATCTTGGATTTTTTTCACGCACGAAATGATAATCGAAGGCGATATGCTTCATACgactgtggaatatcgggttggCATAAAGATACGTTGCCCCGATGTTGTCACAAAATAGAATAGGCAAGATGGTCTGTAGAATACCAAGTTCTCCTAACATATTTTTGAGCCAAATGATCTCTGATGTTGCATTAGACACAACCTTGTATTCTGCTTTGGTGGAGGATCTGGAGACTGATTTTTGTCTTGACGATTTCCAGGATACAATGTTGGCGCCAAGATACATAGTGTAGCCTGTGGTAGAGCGTCCATTTTCCTTGATTCCACCCCAATCCAAGTCACCAAAGGCTGTGAGAGTAAGAGGCGGATTTCGGGAGAGAAAAAGACCAAAGTACACGGTACTTTTTAGATATCGAAGTAGTCTTTAAGTGCATGCCAGTGAATCTTAGATGGATTGTGCATGTATTGAGAGAGCTTGTTAGTAGAAAAAGCAACATCGGGACGAGTCATGGCCAAGTATTGTAATTGTCCAATGGTTTTGCAATAAACAGAAGCATCAATAGCCGTTGTGTTTCCATCAGATTGTGTGAGAACAATAGCTGTACACATTGGTGTTGATACCTCTTTGGCTCCATGCATGCCATAACCGAGTAGAATGTAACGTATGTGCTTGTGCTGAGATAAAAACAATCCGTTGGATGTGGAAATGACTTCAACCCCAAGAAAATGATGCAAGTCACCCAAATCTTTGAGAGAAAACATGTCATTTAGTTTCTGCACAAACACGTTAATAAACTTGTAGTCATTCCCTGTTAATATAATATCGTCAACGTATACTAGGAAGTAAAGGTGGACACCATCTTTTCGATAGATGAAAAGAGACAGGTCAGCAATAGAATTAATAAACTCAACTAATATGAGGAAGCTTTTAAGCTCCAAGTACCAAGCCCTTGGTGCTTGTTTGAGCCCGTAAAGCGCTTTGCGCAATTTTCAAACATGTATAGGATATTGTGGGTTGATAAATCCGGTTGGTTGAGCCATATAAACATCCTCGGAGAGAGAGCCATTAAGGAATGCATTGTTGATATCTAATTGACGAAGATTCCAACCACGTGATAGAGCTATAGAGTGTATGATTCGAATAGCGACCGGTTTTGTAACTGGACTAAATGTCTCATGGTAATCCATACCGGGGCATTGATGGAATCCTTTTACAACAAGTCGGGCCTTGAATTTTTGGATAGATCCGTCAGGTAGGCGTTTAATTCGAAAAACTCACTTGTTTCCAAGAAAATTTTGACCTTCGTgtgtgtaacaaccctgcttttttcgttacttccgttaacattccgttagtttatttaacggcgattacttgacgtttatgtgtttatgagtaagaaatgcgtacttgatccttagagggttacaataattaatatgggttgatattaattcgaataaatatttcagataaagaaatatgataaaaacgatacagttttgataactgctttttgaacaACCAAACGTtcaggtttattttaataattaaattattaattattaacttttcaaaaataattaatttattggatttttaataaattaacatttggttgcgtttaacgatcggtttagcgttccgggccttcgataCGACTAAacagcacttaaaacggaccacaagtacgcgcttttgcaaaacgagagcccgagaTACCCATAGTAGGCCCCATTCAGCCGACCCCCTCCCCCCCTTTTATTTTAGGTTGGGCCACTAGCGGTTGTTAGTCCATGAAATTACTTGATTAGGCCCTAATTTAAATTAATTAGTATGCAAATACTGTAAacctacacacacacatacaccagTCGACTAATTTGGCTCCCTCCCTCCCCTTGGCTACCGTCAATCACCATCACCCATACC of the Rutidosis leptorrhynchoides isolate AG116_Rl617_1_P2 chromosome 5, CSIRO_AGI_Rlap_v1, whole genome shotgun sequence genome contains:
- the LOC139849993 gene encoding uncharacterized mitochondrial protein AtMg00810-like, whose translation is MALSPRMFIWLNQPDLSTHNILYMFENCAKRFTGSNKHQGLGNDYKFINVFVQKLNDMFSLKDLGDLHHFLGVEVISTSNGLFLSQHKHIRYILLGYGMHGAKEVSTPMCTAIVLTQSDGNTTAIDASVYCKTIGQLQYLAMTRPDVAFSTNKLSQYMHNPSKIHWHALKDYFDI